The following proteins are co-located in the Thermus thermophilus HB8 genome:
- a CDS encoding phosphohexomutase domain-containing protein — translation MELVATQDGFVGEMARGFTFQALGEVAAGFGKRLQAEGIPRVVVGHDARFLAREMAEHAAGVLGGLGLEVHLLQGPAPLPLFGFALRAKEAAGLYLTGSRRPFAFQGVKLRLGPGRPLPGKEVAPAPPPPPGPFAPLEARRDYLDHLRKSAQGLALKRGVVYLDAMGGAGGGILGQVLKRLEAPVELRELHPLPHPLFYGVAPDPRPEHLRTLRLLLREAKPPALGLALDGDADRLGVYLPGGEALPGDQALARLREAAQGREVEALGEGAYRFPWHLEEPDPFLAALLLMGVLL, via the coding sequence ATGGAGCTTGTGGCCACGCAGGACGGCTTCGTAGGGGAGATGGCCCGGGGCTTCACCTTCCAGGCCCTGGGGGAGGTGGCGGCGGGCTTCGGGAAGCGCCTCCAGGCGGAGGGGATCCCTCGGGTGGTGGTGGGGCACGACGCCCGCTTCCTTGCCCGGGAGATGGCGGAGCACGCCGCCGGGGTGCTCGGGGGGCTCGGCCTCGAGGTCCACCTCCTCCAGGGCCCCGCCCCCCTGCCCCTCTTCGGCTTCGCCCTCCGGGCGAAGGAGGCCGCAGGGCTCTACCTCACGGGAAGCCGCAGGCCCTTCGCCTTCCAAGGGGTGAAGCTCCGCCTGGGCCCGGGGAGGCCCCTCCCCGGGAAGGAGGTGGCCCCCGCACCCCCCCCTCCCCCGGGACCCTTCGCCCCGCTGGAGGCGCGCCGGGACTACCTGGACCACCTCCGGAAGAGCGCCCAGGGCCTCGCCCTCAAGCGGGGCGTGGTCTACCTGGACGCCATGGGCGGGGCGGGCGGCGGGATCCTGGGCCAGGTTCTGAAGCGCCTCGAGGCCCCCGTGGAGCTCAGGGAGCTCCACCCCCTTCCCCACCCCCTCTTCTACGGGGTGGCCCCGGACCCGAGGCCGGAGCACCTCAGGACCCTCCGCCTCCTTCTCCGCGAGGCCAAGCCCCCCGCCTTGGGCCTCGCCCTGGACGGGGACGCCGACCGGCTCGGGGTCTACCTCCCCGGGGGGGAGGCCCTCCCTGGGGACCAGGCCCTGGCCCGCCTCCGGGAGGCGGCCCAGGGCCGGGAGGTGGAGGCCCTGGGGGAGGGGGCCTACCGCTTCCCCTGGCACCTGGAGGAGCCCGACCCCTTCCTCGCCGCCCTCCTCCTCATGGGGGTGCTCCTGTGA
- a CDS encoding MBL fold metallo-hydrolase, translating into MKALLPGLYLLPVPIPYPLKTVNLYLLQGAGEVALVDTALGTRAARGALELHLAELGLCFQDVKTILLTHHHPDHYGLSGFFEGLGARVFLHEEEFARGHRFWREPEAFAEASWRLFLDHGTPEGALQGIRETVEKTRERVHPPQNPLPLRDGEALEVAGKRLRVLWTPGHADGHAAFYLEEEGVLLAGDALLEKVSPNVGLWAYTRENPLKDFLRSLDRLADLGARVAYAGHFGPIADVRQRAEELKAHHQARLEALLALLDGPKTAWELSLHLFPQELDPAGRRFAFAETLAHLEYLREEGAVGRGGPPYRYFRR; encoded by the coding sequence GTGAAGGCCCTCCTGCCCGGCCTTTACCTCCTTCCCGTCCCCATCCCCTACCCCCTGAAGACGGTCAACCTCTACCTCCTCCAGGGGGCGGGGGAGGTGGCCCTCGTGGACACCGCCCTCGGCACCCGGGCCGCCCGGGGGGCCTTGGAGCTCCATCTGGCGGAGCTCGGCCTCTGCTTCCAGGACGTGAAGACTATCCTCCTCACCCACCACCACCCCGACCACTACGGCCTCTCCGGCTTCTTTGAGGGCCTGGGGGCCAGGGTCTTCCTCCACGAGGAGGAGTTCGCCCGGGGCCATCGCTTCTGGCGGGAGCCCGAGGCCTTCGCCGAGGCCTCTTGGCGGCTCTTCCTGGACCACGGCACCCCGGAAGGCGCCCTCCAGGGCATCCGGGAGACGGTGGAGAAGACGAGGGAGCGGGTCCACCCGCCGCAAAACCCCCTCCCCCTGAGGGACGGGGAGGCGCTGGAGGTGGCGGGGAAGCGGCTTAGGGTCCTCTGGACCCCGGGGCACGCGGACGGGCACGCGGCCTTCTACCTGGAGGAGGAGGGGGTGCTCCTCGCAGGGGACGCCCTCCTGGAAAAGGTCTCCCCCAACGTGGGCCTCTGGGCCTACACCCGGGAAAACCCCCTCAAGGACTTCCTCCGCTCCCTGGACCGCCTGGCGGACCTGGGGGCCAGGGTGGCCTACGCCGGCCACTTCGGGCCCATCGCGGACGTGCGGCAAAGGGCGGAGGAGCTCAAGGCCCACCACCAGGCCCGCCTCGAGGCCCTCCTCGCCCTCCTGGACGGACCCAAAACCGCCTGGGAGCTCTCCCTCCACCTCTTTCCCCAGGAGCTGGACCCGGCGGGCCGGCGCTTCGCCTTCGCCGAGACCCTGGCCCACCTGGAGTACCTCCGGGAGGAGGGGGCGGTGGGGCGGGGGGGCCCGCCCTACCGGTACTTCCGGCGCTAA
- a CDS encoding long-chain-fatty-acid--CoA ligase, which translates to MKPWYAHYDPGVPKEAPAPRLLPEALAETARRFPKKVALEFLGRRLTYAALWREVEAFAKGLQEAGLKPGDRVALMLPNSPQFVIAFYGTLLAGGVGVNTNPMYTPRELHHQLRDAGARFLVILDQLLPRYLEVKGEVPVEKVVRTGIQDYLPFPKNLLYPLLLRRKGEAPKALEGLPWRAFLRPGTPRPVPLDLDDLALLQYTGGTTGLAKGAMLTHRNLSANALQVRAWIPDFREGEEVVLGAIPFFHVYGMTVAMNLALLGGAKLVLLPRPEIKAIVEAIEKHQVTLFPGVPTLYVAFNNFPGIERRDLKSVRACISGSAPLPLEVAERFERLTGAKLVEGYGLTEASPVTHCNPLYGERRLGSVGLPFPGVDAKVVDEEGKELPPGEVGELAVKGPNVMKGYWNRPEETQKTLKDGWLFTGDLAKMDEDGYFYIVDRKKDMIIAGGYNIYPREVEEVLYQHEAVQEAAVVGVPDPYRGETVAAFLVLKPEYQGKVSEKDIERFCRQNLAAYKVPRIIQFRESLPKSSVGKILKRELQKEVAAKR; encoded by the coding sequence ATGAAGCCCTGGTACGCCCACTACGATCCCGGGGTCCCCAAGGAGGCCCCCGCGCCCCGGCTCCTTCCCGAGGCCCTGGCGGAGACGGCCCGCCGCTTCCCCAAGAAGGTGGCCCTGGAGTTCCTCGGGCGAAGGCTCACCTACGCGGCCCTCTGGCGCGAGGTGGAGGCCTTCGCCAAGGGCCTACAGGAGGCGGGGCTAAAGCCCGGGGACCGGGTGGCCCTCATGCTCCCCAACTCTCCCCAGTTCGTCATCGCCTTCTACGGCACCCTCCTCGCCGGGGGCGTGGGGGTGAACACCAACCCCATGTACACCCCACGGGAGCTTCACCACCAGCTCAGGGACGCCGGGGCCCGGTTCCTGGTGATCCTGGACCAGCTCCTCCCCCGCTACCTGGAGGTGAAGGGGGAGGTGCCCGTGGAGAAGGTGGTGCGCACGGGGATCCAGGACTACCTCCCCTTCCCCAAGAACCTCCTCTACCCCCTCCTTCTCAGGCGGAAAGGGGAAGCCCCCAAGGCCCTCGAGGGCCTCCCCTGGCGGGCCTTCCTCAGGCCCGGAACGCCCCGCCCCGTGCCCCTGGACCTGGACGACCTCGCCCTCCTCCAGTACACCGGGGGCACCACGGGCCTCGCCAAGGGGGCGATGCTCACCCACAGGAACCTCTCCGCCAACGCCCTCCAGGTGCGGGCCTGGATCCCCGACTTCAGGGAGGGGGAGGAGGTGGTCCTCGGGGCCATCCCCTTCTTCCACGTCTACGGGATGACCGTGGCCATGAACCTGGCCCTCCTGGGCGGGGCGAAGCTCGTCCTCCTCCCCAGGCCCGAGATCAAGGCCATCGTGGAGGCCATTGAAAAACACCAGGTCACCCTCTTCCCCGGCGTCCCCACCCTCTACGTGGCCTTCAACAACTTCCCCGGCATAGAAAGGCGGGACCTCAAGAGCGTCCGGGCCTGCATCTCCGGCTCGGCGCCCCTCCCTTTGGAGGTGGCCGAGCGCTTTGAGAGGCTCACCGGGGCCAAGCTGGTGGAGGGCTACGGCCTCACGGAGGCGAGCCCCGTGACCCACTGCAACCCCCTTTACGGCGAAAGGCGCCTGGGGAGCGTGGGCCTCCCCTTCCCCGGCGTGGACGCCAAGGTGGTGGACGAGGAAGGAAAGGAACTCCCCCCAGGCGAGGTGGGCGAACTCGCCGTCAAAGGCCCCAACGTCATGAAAGGCTACTGGAACCGCCCCGAAGAAACCCAAAAAACCCTCAAAGACGGCTGGCTCTTCACCGGCGACCTCGCCAAAATGGACGAAGACGGCTACTTCTACATCGTGGACCGCAAAAAAGACATGATCATCGCCGGCGGCTACAACATCTACCCCAGGGAGGTGGAAGAAGTCCTCTACCAGCACGAGGCCGTCCAGGAAGCCGCCGTGGTGGGCGTCCCAGACCCCTACCGCGGCGAAACCGTGGCCGCCTTCCTCGTCCTCAAACCCGAGTACCAAGGCAAGGTCTCGGAAAAGGACATAGAACGCTTCTGCCGCCAAAACCTCGCCGCCTACAAGGTCCCCCGCATCATCCAGTTCCGCGAAAGCCTCCCCAAGTCCAGCGTGGGGAAGATCCTCAAGCGGGAGCTGCAAAAGGAAGTGGCGGCGAAGCGGTAG
- a CDS encoding dodecin, translating into MGKVYKKVELVGTSEEGLEAAIQAALARARKTLRHLDWFEVKEIRGTIGEAGVKEYQVVLEVGFRLEET; encoded by the coding sequence ATGGGCAAGGTCTACAAGAAGGTGGAGCTCGTGGGGACGAGCGAGGAGGGCCTCGAGGCCGCCATCCAGGCCGCCTTGGCGCGGGCGCGGAAGACCCTGCGCCACCTGGACTGGTTTGAGGTGAAGGAGATCCGGGGCACCATCGGCGAGGCGGGGGTGAAGGAGTACCAGGTGGTCCTGGAGGTGGGGTTCCGCTTGGAAGAGACTTAG
- a CDS encoding DUF2267 domain-containing protein encodes MSATGLEVFDRTLHKTHAWLKAIMEELGTEDRHKAYLALRAVLHALRDRLTVEEVAQLAAQLPMLVRGLYYEGWDPTGKPLKERHKEAFLAHVAEELKTPSGPAVDPEAATRAVFKVLSREISQGELEDVLGLLPKELRALWPQG; translated from the coding sequence ATGAGCGCCACCGGGCTGGAGGTCTTTGACCGGACCCTCCACAAGACCCACGCCTGGCTCAAGGCGATCATGGAGGAGCTCGGCACCGAGGACCGCCACAAGGCCTACCTGGCCCTGAGGGCGGTGCTGCACGCCCTGCGCGACCGGCTCACCGTGGAGGAGGTGGCCCAGCTCGCCGCCCAGCTCCCCATGCTGGTGCGGGGCCTCTACTACGAGGGCTGGGACCCCACGGGCAAACCCCTGAAGGAGCGGCACAAGGAGGCCTTCCTGGCCCACGTGGCCGAAGAGCTCAAAACCCCTTCCGGCCCCGCCGTGGACCCGGAGGCCGCCACCCGGGCCGTCTTCAAGGTCCTTTCCCGGGAGATCTCCCAAGGGGAGCTGGAGGACGTTCTAGGCCTCCTGCCCAAGGAGCTGCGGGCCCTCTGGCCCCAAGGCTAA
- a CDS encoding phosphohydrolase has product MQERVFHVASPKAKLYSEADQAIRERLKDFPKALRAYEMLVQDPEARSGWNMANYLTMRKLGYNDHGRVHALLTGAASVAILALLSEAGVRLDTVESGAGELEDAYVVVLLSTMLHDLGNQVHRFGHEAFGVVLALPILNRILDKLYPDPEQRTAIRALILHGIYSHDLSPEPLTIEAGITAVADGTDITKGRGRKAFQLGSIDIHSISALAVDEVRILKGEKVPVEIQVTMNNSAGIFQVEETLTKKVLKSPLRPYVTVVAMTDGEGGQDQRIVHRVRLHETEDRFVLD; this is encoded by the coding sequence ATGCAGGAACGCGTGTTCCACGTAGCGAGCCCCAAGGCCAAGCTTTACTCGGAGGCCGACCAGGCCATCCGGGAGCGGCTCAAGGACTTTCCCAAGGCCCTCAGGGCCTACGAGATGCTCGTCCAGGACCCCGAGGCCCGCTCCGGGTGGAACATGGCCAACTACCTCACCATGCGCAAGCTGGGGTACAACGACCACGGCCGGGTTCACGCCCTCCTCACCGGGGCGGCCAGCGTGGCCATCCTCGCCCTCCTCTCGGAGGCGGGGGTCCGGCTGGACACGGTGGAGTCGGGGGCCGGGGAGCTGGAGGACGCCTACGTGGTCGTGCTCCTCTCCACCATGCTCCACGACCTGGGCAACCAGGTCCACCGCTTCGGGCACGAGGCCTTCGGGGTGGTCCTCGCCCTTCCCATCCTGAACCGCATCCTGGACAAGCTCTACCCCGATCCCGAGCAGCGCACCGCCATCCGGGCCCTGATCCTCCACGGCATCTACAGCCACGACCTCTCCCCGGAGCCCCTCACCATTGAGGCGGGGATCACGGCCGTGGCGGACGGGACCGACATCACCAAGGGCCGGGGCAGGAAGGCCTTCCAGCTTGGGAGCATAGACATCCACTCCATCAGCGCCTTGGCCGTGGACGAGGTGCGGATCCTCAAGGGGGAGAAGGTGCCGGTGGAGATCCAGGTGACCATGAACAACTCCGCCGGGATTTTCCAGGTGGAGGAGACCCTCACCAAGAAGGTGCTGAAAAGCCCCCTGAGGCCTTACGTCACCGTGGTGGCCATGACGGATGGGGAAGGGGGCCAGGACCAGCGCATCGTCCACCGGGTGCGCCTGCACGAGACGGAGGACCGCTTCGTCCTGGACTAA
- a CDS encoding enoyl-CoA hydratase/isomerase family protein, which translates to MEHEHEHEFVLEIPEFEHLSYEVEEGIALVTLKRPEALNALSQSLLEELAEIPELVQQDPEVRAVIFTGEGKAFAAGADLKEIAAIKDPFMGREYALFGQRVFAEIAALPVPTIAAINGYALGGGLELALACDLRVAAKTAKLGLPEVGLGLIPGFGGTQRLPRLIGRGRALDLIFTGRHVDAEEALFLGLVNRVAEDALEEAKKLAQKILKNAPIALALAKESVVRGEGLDLAEALEIEADLFGYAAATEDMKEGVRAFLEKRPPSFKGE; encoded by the coding sequence ATGGAGCACGAGCACGAACACGAGTTCGTCCTGGAGATCCCGGAGTTTGAGCACCTCAGCTACGAGGTGGAGGAGGGCATCGCCCTCGTGACCCTGAAGCGGCCCGAGGCCCTAAACGCCCTCTCCCAGAGCCTCCTGGAGGAGCTCGCCGAGATCCCCGAGCTGGTCCAGCAGGACCCCGAGGTCCGGGCGGTCATCTTCACCGGGGAAGGGAAGGCCTTCGCCGCAGGGGCCGACCTGAAGGAGATCGCGGCCATCAAGGACCCCTTCATGGGCCGGGAGTACGCCCTCTTCGGCCAGCGGGTCTTCGCCGAGATCGCCGCCCTCCCCGTCCCCACCATCGCCGCCATCAACGGCTACGCCCTGGGCGGGGGCCTGGAGCTCGCCCTGGCCTGCGACCTCCGGGTGGCGGCCAAGACCGCCAAGCTGGGCCTCCCCGAGGTGGGCCTCGGCCTCATCCCCGGCTTCGGAGGCACCCAGCGCCTGCCCCGCCTCATCGGCCGGGGGAGGGCCTTGGACCTCATCTTCACCGGGCGGCACGTGGACGCGGAGGAGGCCCTTTTCCTCGGGCTCGTGAACCGGGTGGCGGAGGACGCCCTGGAGGAGGCCAAGAAGCTCGCCCAAAAGATCTTGAAGAACGCCCCCATCGCCTTGGCCCTGGCCAAGGAGAGCGTGGTCCGGGGCGAGGGCCTGGACCTGGCCGAGGCCCTGGAAATCGAGGCCGACCTCTTCGGCTACGCCGCCGCCACCGAGGACATGAAGGAGGGGGTGCGGGCCTTCCTGGAGAAACGCCCCCCGAGCTTCAAGGGCGAGTAG
- a CDS encoding phosphorylase family protein, which translates to MSPIHVRAHPGDVAERVLLPGDPGRAEWIAKTFLQNPRRYNDHRGLWGYTGLYKGVPVSVQTTGMGTPSAAIVVEELVRLGARVLVRVGTAGAASSDLAPGELIVAQGAVPLDGTTRQYLEGRPYAPVPDPEVFRALWRRAEALGYPHRVGLVASEDAFYATTPEEARAWARYGVLAFEMEASALFLLGRMRGVRTGAILAVSNRIGDPELAPPEVLQEGVRRMVEVALEAVLEV; encoded by the coding sequence ATGAGCCCCATCCACGTGCGCGCCCACCCCGGGGACGTGGCGGAGCGCGTCCTTCTTCCCGGGGATCCGGGCCGGGCCGAGTGGATCGCCAAGACCTTTTTGCAAAACCCCAGGCGGTACAACGACCACCGGGGGCTTTGGGGGTACACGGGCCTTTACAAGGGCGTGCCCGTCTCCGTCCAGACCACGGGGATGGGCACCCCCTCGGCGGCCATCGTGGTGGAGGAGCTGGTCCGGCTTGGCGCCCGGGTCCTCGTCCGGGTGGGGACGGCGGGGGCCGCTTCTTCGGACCTCGCCCCGGGGGAGCTCATCGTGGCCCAGGGGGCCGTGCCCTTGGACGGCACCACCCGGCAGTACCTGGAGGGGCGCCCCTACGCCCCGGTGCCCGACCCCGAGGTCTTCCGGGCCCTCTGGCGCCGGGCGGAGGCCTTGGGCTACCCCCACCGGGTGGGGCTCGTGGCCAGCGAGGACGCCTTCTACGCCACCACCCCCGAGGAGGCCCGGGCCTGGGCCCGCTACGGCGTCCTCGCCTTTGAGATGGAGGCCAGCGCCCTCTTCCTCCTCGGAAGGATGCGGGGGGTGCGGACGGGGGCCATCCTGGCCGTCTCCAACCGCATCGGCGATCCGGAGCTCGCTCCCCCTGAGGTGCTCCAAGAGGGCGTTCGGCGTATGGTGGAGGTGGCCCTCGAGGCCGTCCTGGAGGTTTGA
- a CDS encoding ABC transporter ATP-binding protein → MRPVLEARGLGYSYGNGLLFRGLSFALGPGEALALLGPSGSGKTTLLHLVAGLLPFQEGEVYWEGEAIRGVPEARLARRRLSFLGLVFQHHFLLPELTALENVLVPGYLAGRVDRGRAWALLEALGLKEKAHLLPQRLSGGERQRVAVARALYLRPRLLLADEPTASLDRRQAREVLALLRALAREEGAALLLATHDEALVEGLPALRL, encoded by the coding sequence GTGCGCCCGGTCCTCGAGGCTCGAGGCCTCGGCTACAGCTACGGCAACGGCCTCCTTTTCCGCGGCCTCTCCTTCGCCCTGGGCCCGGGGGAGGCCCTCGCCCTTCTCGGGCCTTCGGGGAGCGGCAAGACCACCCTCCTCCACCTGGTGGCGGGCCTCCTCCCCTTCCAGGAGGGGGAGGTCTACTGGGAGGGGGAGGCGATCCGGGGGGTCCCCGAGGCGCGCCTCGCCCGGAGGCGGCTTTCCTTTCTGGGCCTCGTCTTCCAGCACCACTTCCTCCTCCCCGAGCTCACCGCCTTGGAGAACGTCCTCGTCCCCGGGTACCTGGCGGGCCGGGTGGACCGGGGGCGGGCGTGGGCCCTCCTGGAGGCCCTCGGCCTCAAGGAGAAGGCCCACCTCCTGCCCCAGCGCCTCTCCGGGGGGGAGAGGCAGCGGGTGGCCGTGGCCCGGGCCCTCTACCTGAGGCCCCGGCTCCTCCTCGCCGACGAGCCCACGGCGAGCCTGGACCGCCGCCAGGCCCGGGAGGTGTTGGCCCTCCTCCGGGCCCTGGCCCGGGAGGAGGGGGCGGCCCTCCTCCTCGCCACCCACGACGAGGCCCTGGTGGAGGGCCTTCCCGCCCTCAGGCTGTAG
- a CDS encoding Crp/Fnr family transcriptional regulator: MKGSPLFHGLAPEEVDLALSYFQRRLYPQGKPIFYQGDLGQALYLVASGKVRLFRTHLGGQERTLALLGPGELFGEMSLLDEGERSASAVAVEDTELLALFREDYLALIRRLPLVAHNLAALLARRLREADLELDLLSFEEARNRVAYALLKLLRQGLGPLFQIRHHELAALAGTSRETVSRVLHALAEEGVVRLGPGTVEVREAALLEEIAFGLA; the protein is encoded by the coding sequence GTGAAGGGAAGCCCCCTGTTCCACGGCCTGGCCCCGGAGGAGGTGGACCTGGCCCTGAGCTACTTCCAGCGGCGCCTTTACCCTCAGGGGAAGCCCATCTTTTACCAGGGGGACCTGGGGCAGGCCCTCTACCTGGTGGCCTCGGGGAAGGTCCGCCTCTTCCGCACCCACCTCGGGGGCCAGGAAAGGACCCTGGCCCTCCTTGGGCCGGGGGAGCTTTTCGGGGAGATGAGCCTCCTGGACGAGGGGGAGAGGAGCGCCAGCGCCGTGGCCGTGGAGGACACCGAGCTCCTCGCCCTCTTCCGCGAGGACTACCTGGCCCTGATCCGGCGCCTCCCCCTGGTGGCCCACAACCTGGCCGCCCTCCTCGCCCGGCGCCTCCGGGAGGCCGACTTGGAGCTTGACCTCCTCTCCTTTGAGGAGGCCCGGAACCGGGTGGCCTACGCCCTCCTCAAGCTCCTCCGCCAGGGGCTCGGCCCCCTCTTCCAGATCCGCCACCACGAGCTCGCCGCCCTGGCGGGGACCAGCCGGGAAACCGTCTCCCGGGTCCTCCACGCCCTGGCCGAGGAGGGGGTGGTCAGGCTCGGCCCCGGGACGGTGGAGGTGCGGGAAGCGGCGCTTCTTGAGGAGATCGCCTTCGGGCTTGCCTAG
- a CDS encoding 2-phosphosulfolactate phosphatase, whose product MRLRVDVIPGEHLAYPDVVLVVDVIRATTTAAAFLEAGAEALYWTPSLESALAFKDEDVVLAGETGGLKPPRFDLGNSPREALSAQVAGRVVVMSTTNGTKAAHAAARTAKHVLLASLYNAHAAARLARELATEEVAILCAGKEGRAGLDDLYTAGVLAEYLGFLGEVEPEDGARVALAVKRAYPDPLEALSLSAAALALKQVGLEADVPFCAQVAKSAAVPVLRGRVGEALIFKRA is encoded by the coding sequence GTGCGCCTGCGCGTGGACGTGATCCCAGGGGAACACCTCGCCTACCCGGACGTGGTGCTGGTGGTGGACGTGATCCGGGCCACCACCACGGCGGCGGCCTTCCTGGAGGCGGGGGCCGAGGCCCTGTACTGGACGCCAAGCCTGGAGAGCGCCCTCGCCTTCAAGGACGAGGACGTGGTCCTGGCCGGGGAAACGGGGGGGCTGAAGCCGCCCCGGTTTGACCTGGGCAACAGCCCCCGGGAAGCCCTCTCGGCCCAGGTGGCGGGACGGGTGGTGGTCATGAGCACCACCAACGGCACCAAGGCGGCCCACGCCGCCGCCCGCACGGCCAAGCACGTCCTCCTGGCCTCCCTCTACAACGCCCACGCGGCGGCCCGCCTGGCGAGGGAGCTTGCCACGGAGGAGGTGGCCATCCTCTGCGCCGGAAAGGAAGGGCGGGCGGGCCTGGACGACCTCTACACCGCCGGGGTCCTGGCCGAGTACCTGGGGTTCCTGGGGGAGGTGGAGCCGGAGGACGGCGCCCGGGTCGCCCTCGCGGTGAAGCGGGCCTACCCCGACCCCCTGGAGGCCCTCTCCCTCTCCGCCGCCGCCCTGGCCCTCAAGCAGGTGGGCCTCGAGGCCGACGTCCCCTTCTGCGCCCAGGTGGCCAAAAGCGCCGCCGTCCCCGTCCTCCGGGGCCGGGTGGGCGAGGCCCTCATCTTCAAGCGGGCCTGA
- a CDS encoding SIS domain-containing protein: MASWTAEAPGVVERLLKENAPEVRSLARFLRRRNPALVLAAARGRGGLAALYAKHLLEARLLWPVLPLALPLFALYGARPKAPFPSLLLAYDLAGEGAGAEELVRAYRGEGALTLAFVGREESPLAGAAEAVLPLHLGGAEGAGFLAGLAATAQLAAHLLEEPRLREALPALPEAMARALEGEEGLEVGEGLFVLGPGFAYPVALEAALRLKEAGLRAEGVAALEELFPAGLPLLVLVGRDGVLAGLIPALEGLKARGVPLFVLSPEPEALALADLPLPLPVALAPELDPILLGLGFHARLAAR; encoded by the coding sequence ATGGCCTCCTGGACCGCGGAAGCCCCGGGGGTGGTGGAACGCCTCCTCAAGGAGAACGCGCCCGAGGTGCGAAGCCTCGCCCGCTTCCTCCGCCGCAGGAACCCGGCCCTCGTCCTGGCCGCGGCCCGGGGGCGGGGAGGCCTCGCCGCCCTCTACGCCAAGCACCTCCTCGAGGCCCGCCTCCTCTGGCCCGTCCTCCCCTTGGCCCTCCCCCTCTTTGCCCTCTACGGGGCGAGGCCCAAGGCGCCTTTTCCGAGCCTCCTCCTCGCCTACGACCTCGCTGGGGAGGGGGCGGGCGCGGAGGAACTGGTGCGGGCCTACCGGGGGGAGGGCGCCCTGACCCTGGCCTTCGTGGGCCGGGAGGAGAGCCCCTTGGCCGGGGCGGCCGAGGCGGTCCTCCCCCTCCACCTGGGCGGGGCGGAGGGCGCGGGCTTCCTCGCCGGGCTTGCGGCCACGGCCCAGCTTGCCGCCCACCTCCTGGAGGAGCCCCGCCTGCGGGAGGCCCTTCCTGCCCTGCCGGAGGCCATGGCGCGGGCCCTGGAGGGGGAGGAGGGCCTGGAGGTGGGGGAGGGCCTCTTCGTCCTGGGGCCGGGCTTCGCCTATCCCGTGGCCCTGGAGGCCGCCTTGCGCCTCAAGGAGGCGGGCCTCCGCGCCGAGGGGGTGGCCGCCCTCGAGGAGCTTTTCCCCGCCGGCCTCCCCCTCCTGGTCCTGGTGGGGCGGGACGGGGTCTTGGCCGGCCTCATCCCCGCCCTGGAGGGCCTCAAGGCCAGGGGAGTGCCCCTCTTCGTCCTCTCCCCCGAGCCCGAGGCCCTGGCCCTCGCCGACCTCCCCCTGCCTCTCCCCGTGGCCTTGGCGCCGGAACTGGACCCCATCCTCCTCGGCCTGGGCTTCCACGCCCGCCTCGCCGCCCGCTAA